Proteins from a genomic interval of Streptomyces sp. Tu6071:
- a CDS encoding LLM class F420-dependent oxidoreductase: MDLRIFTEPQQGATYDTLLTVAKATEDLGFDAFFRSDHYLHMGGDGLPGPTDAWITLAGLARETKRIRLGTLMTAATFRLPGVLAIEVAQVDQMSGGRVELGIGAGWFEEEHKAYGIPFPKDKFSRLEEQLAIVTGLWETKPGDTFSYEGRHYQLENSPARPKPAQSRLPVLIGGFGASRTPKLAARYADEFNVPFGSIEDTERQFGRVRAAASEAGRSPEDLVYSNALVACVGANDAEVARRAAAIGREVDELKQNGLAGTPAEVVDRIGQFAAVGSQRIYFQILDLDDLDHLELISSQVRSQLS; encoded by the coding sequence TATCTTCACCGAGCCCCAGCAGGGCGCCACGTACGACACACTCCTCACCGTCGCGAAGGCGACCGAAGACCTCGGCTTCGACGCGTTCTTCCGCAGCGACCACTACCTCCACATGGGCGGCGACGGCCTCCCCGGCCCGACGGACGCCTGGATCACCCTCGCCGGGCTCGCCCGCGAGACGAAGCGCATCCGCCTCGGGACGCTCATGACGGCCGCGACCTTCCGGCTCCCCGGCGTCCTCGCGATCGAGGTCGCGCAGGTCGACCAGATGTCCGGCGGGCGCGTCGAACTCGGCATCGGCGCGGGCTGGTTCGAGGAGGAGCACAAGGCGTACGGGATTCCGTTCCCGAAGGACAAGTTCTCGCGTCTTGAGGAACAGCTCGCGATCGTCACCGGGCTGTGGGAGACGAAGCCGGGGGACACCTTCAGCTACGAGGGCCGCCACTACCAGCTGGAGAACTCCCCGGCCCGCCCGAAGCCCGCGCAGTCGCGGCTGCCGGTGCTCATCGGCGGGTTCGGCGCGAGCCGTACGCCGAAGCTCGCGGCGCGGTACGCGGACGAGTTCAACGTGCCCTTCGGCTCGATCGAGGACACCGAGCGGCAGTTCGGCCGGGTGCGCGCCGCGGCGAGCGAGGCGGGCCGCAGCCCCGAGGACCTCGTCTACTCGAACGCGCTCGTCGCCTGCGTCGGTGCGAACGACGCCGAGGTGGCGCGTCGCGCGGCGGCGATCGGCCGCGAGGTCGACGAGCTGAAGCAGAACGGGCTCGCCGGCACCCCGGCCGAAGTGGTCGACCGCATCGGTCAGTTCGCCGCGGTCGGCTCCCAGCGGATCTACTTCCAGATCCTCGACCTGGACGACCTCGACCACCTGGAGCTGATCTCCTCGCAGGTGCGGAGCCAGCTGAGCTGA